In Parus major isolate Abel chromosome 3, Parus_major1.1, whole genome shotgun sequence, the following are encoded in one genomic region:
- the IRF2BP2 gene encoding interferon regulatory factor 2-binding protein 2 has protein sequence GQAAGQPGELGHKRPGSVSSSSSSSGGGGGAAGEHDSGAKEKRGSAESLPAAAAAELAAEGKGRPSAEQEWLAKPKTVRDTLLALHQHGGHAVAPFDSKFKKEPGMAGGRLLGYETNGSVAKPGARAARKRKPSPEPEGEAGPPKINGEVQPWLPTSSEGMKLPLTATPFMSPPPPTASPHSNRTTPPEAAQNGQSPMAALILVADNAGGNHASKDANQVHSTTRRNSSSPPSPSAMNQRRLGPGREVPGQGANAAAAGGLEPVHPASLPDSSLAASVPLCCTLCHERLEDTHFVQCPSVPSHKFCFPCSRQSIKQQGASGEVYCPSGEKCPLVGSNVPWAFMQGEIATILAGDVKVKKERDS, from the exons GGGCAGGCGGCGGGGCAGCCCGGCGAGCTGGGGCACAAGCGCCCCGGCTCcgtctcctcctcctcctcctcctcgggtggcggcggcggcgcggcgggggAGCACGACAGCGGCGCCAAGGAGAAGCGGGGCTCCGCCGAGAGCCtgccggcggcggcggcggcggagctgGCCGCGGAGGGCAAGGGCCGGCCGAGCGCCGAGCAGGAGTGGCTGGCCAAGCCCAAGACAGTGCGGGACAcgctgctggccctgcaccaGCACGGCGGCCACGCCGTGGCCCCCTTCGACAGCAAATTCAAGAAAGAACCGGGCATGGCGGGCGGCAGGCTGCTGGGCTACGAGACCAACGGCTCCGTGGCCAAGCCAG GGGCCCGGGCCGCCCGGAAGAGGAAGCCTTCCCCCGAGCCGGAGGGCGAGGCTGGACCCCCGAAGATCAACGGGGaggtgcagccctggctgcccacCTCGTCGGAAGGGATGAAGCTGCCGCTGACGGCCACCCCCTTCATGTCGCCCCCGCCGCCCACCGCCTCGCCCCACTCCAACCGGACCACGCCGCCCGAGGCGGCACAGAACGGCCAGTCCCCCATGGCCGCCCTCATTCTGGTGGCGGACAATGCCGGGGGCAACCACGCCTCCAAAGACGCCAACCAGGTCCACTCCACCACGcggaggaacagcagcagccccccTTCGCCGTCCGCCATGAACCAAAGAAGGCTGGGCCCCGGCAGGGAGGTGCCGGGCCAGGGGGCCAacgcggcggcggcgggcggctTGGAGCCCGTCCATCCCGCCAGCCTGCCGGACTCGTCCCTCGCCGCCAGCGTCCCGTTGTGTTGTACCCTCTGCCACGAGCGCCTGGAAGACACCCACTTCGTGCAGTGCCCCTCCGTCCCCTCCCACAAGTTCTGCTTCCCCTGCTCCCGGCAGAGCATCAAGCAGCAGGGAGCCAGCGGGGAGGTGTATTGCCCCAGCGGGGAGAAGTGTCCCCTGGTCGGCTCCAACGTCCCCTGGGCCTTCATGCAAGGGGAGATCGCCACCATCCTGGCCGGAGATGTGAAAGTGAAAAAGGAGAGGGACTCGTGA